One Helianthus annuus cultivar XRQ/B chromosome 7, HanXRQr2.0-SUNRISE, whole genome shotgun sequence genomic region harbors:
- the LOC110869057 gene encoding pentatricopeptide repeat-containing protein At1g62930, chloroplastic: MKCTRIGLCYYSTASPSTSHFNQRILHLKNASGATKISDALQLFDEMLQRQPPPNITQFTQLISVIVRMKHYSTALSLFRQMRLMGIPSDLYTMNISINCHCRLNQVTYGFALLATIFKQGFPPNLTTYNTLIHGLVLADRVFEAVELFKKLLRDKLCDPDHVMYGSVINGLCKVGHTSKALELLTFMESGSCKPCVRHFNTVIDSLCKDRMVDDALELFTHMTEKGVLANVITYNSLVQGLCNFGRETEAAKMLMDMEEVAVSPSVVTFNILVNSFCKQGSVKEAELAVQAMVRRGLHPNIITYSALMDGYCLRGEIEEAENVIDRMMEQDIVPDIITYNSLINGYCKKKQIDKARHLFQEIQVKGLIPDVVTYNSMLQGLFLSGHPATAIELFIKMQEKGLAPNICTYRILLHGMCKNSQCSDALALFRSLGNEELMEDVGLYNILIDGCSKCGNPNVAMDLFDELCLKGLKPDVRTYTVMISLYCQQGLFVKGKELLRKMEENDCLPNSFTYNVIVRELLKENECGQAEIFLEEMINRGFMPDHATFENLLVRIPNVGKDSRLRTIVLKLTSVERKDAKST; the protein is encoded by the coding sequence ATGAAGTGCACAAGAATTGGACTTTGTTATTACTCTACTGCTTCACCCTCAACCTCCCATTTCAATCAAAGAATCCTGCATCTCAAAAATGCTTCCGGAGCCACTAAGATCAGTGATGCCCTCCaactgtttgatgaaatgcttcaaAGACAACCTCCACCGAATATCACCCAATTTACACAGTTGATTTCTGTTATTGTCAGGATGAAACATTATTCCACTGCTCTTTCACTCTTTAGGCAAATGAGGTTGATGGGTATTCCTAGTGATCTTTATACAATGAACATCTCTATTAACTGTCATTGCCGGTTGAATCAAGTTACTTATGGTTTTGCCTTACTCGCAACCATCTTCAAACAAGGTTTTCCACCTAATTTGACTACCTATAACACTCTCATTCATGGGCTTGTTCTTGCTGATCGGGTCTTTGAAGCTGTTGAGTTATTCAAGAAACTGCTTAGAGATAAACTTTGTGATCCTGATCACGTTATGTATGGAAGCGTTATTAATGGGCTCTGTAAAGTAGGTCACACTAGCAAGGCCCTTGAATTGCTCACGTTCATGGAATCAGGCTCTTGTAAACCTTGTGTACGCCATTTCAATACAGTCATTGATAGCCTCTGCAAAGATAGAATGGTTGATGATGCATTAGAATTATTTACGCATATGACTGAAAAGGGTGTCCTTGCGAACGTTATCACTTACAACTCTTTGGTTCAAGGTCTATGTAACTTTGGTCGAGAGACAGAAGCTGCAAAAATGTTGATGGATATGGAGGAGGTAGCAGTATCTCCCTCAGTGGTTACCTTTAATATCTTGGTGAATTCCTTTTGCAAGCAAGGATCCGTAAAAGAAGCAGAGCTTGCTGTACAAGCAATGGTACGAAGAGGTCTACATCCAAACATAATCACTTACAGTGCACTAATGGATGGATACTGTTTACGTGGTGAAATAGAGGAAGCAGAGAATGTTATAGATCGTATGATGGAGCAGGATATTGTGCCTGATATCATCACCTATAACAGCCTGATAAATGGATACTGCAAGAAGAAGCAAATTGATAAGGCCAGGCATctttttcaagaaattcaagtTAAGGGTTTGATTCCGGATGTTGTTACTTACAATAGCATGTTACAAGGCTTGTTTCTATCAGGGCATCCTGCAACGGCTATAGAACTGTTTATTAAGATGCAAGAAAAGGGCCTGGCTCCCAATATATGCACCTATCGTATCTTGTTGCATGGAATGTGCAAAAACTCCCAGTGTTCTGATGCCTTGGCTCTCTTCCGTTCGCTGGGGAATGAAGAATTGATGGAAGATGTAGGGTTGTATAATATATTGATTGACGGTTGTAGCAAATGTGGGAATCCTAACGTGGCTATGGATCTGTTTGATGAACTCTGTTTGAAAGGATTGAAACCTGATGTTAGGACATATACAGTGATGATAAGTTTGTATTGCCAACAAGGCTTATTTGTTAAAGGTAAAGAATTGCTTAGAAAGATGGAAGAGAATGATTGTTTGCCAAATAGCTTCACATACAATGTTATTGTTCGAGAGTTATTGAAGGAAAACGAGTGTGGACAAGCTGAGATATTTCTCGAAGAAATGATAAACCGAGGTTTTATGCCTGATCATGCTACTTTTGAGAACTTACTAGTCCGGATACCAAACGTTGGAAAAGATTCTCGTTTACGAACTATCGTTCTAAAGCTAACAAGTGTAGAAAGAAAAGACGCCAAGAGTACTTAA